GGACGGGCAGCCAGCCGGCGGCCGTTGGCATCCGGAAGCCGGCGACGGTGGGCGGCAGCGCCATGACCACCGAGACCAGCGCGAAACAGAGGATGATGTGGAGGGGGGAGAACCACGCGGTCAGCTTCTTCACCGACAGGTAAGCCGCCGCCGAGAACACGGCTGACAGCAGGCCCACCAGCCCGGCGGTCAGCTCCATCGACAGGTCGGGCTTGACCACGTGATAGACGCCGTAGAATCCCACCGCCAGGGCCAGCAGCAGGCCGCCGGTGATCCGCTCTTCCAGCATCAGCGCGGCGAAGAGGAGGACAAACACCGGACTGGTCTTGTTCAGGATTACCGCGTCCGCCAGCTTCATCCGGCTGATGGCATACAGGTAACAGACCAGGCCCAGGCTGCCGAATACCCCCCGCGAGACCAGCAGCCACGCGTTGCGGTCGGCCAGCAGGCGGCGCCAGCGGCCGCCGTCGGCGGGGACCGCACGGTCGGCGAGGCGCCGTCGGCCGTGCGCGGAGTCGGCGCCGCGTTGGCGCCGCGTCTGCAGCCGGATCAAAGCGGCCATGATCACCGCCAGCATCACACCCCGGTAACAGGTCAGCGGCCACACGCCCACGTCGTTGACCGCCAGCTTGGAACACACGTCCATCAGGCTGAAGGCCAGGCTGCTGCCCAGCATGAGCCAGACCGCCCGATTTTCCTCCCGGCTTTTCAGCCGACTCACCGGTTCCGCCATGAAGGATTGACGCTCCATCCCCGACGGAATCATTTACAATAGCCGCGTACCGGACTATCTTACCGGATGACAGCCGGTCCGCGCACCAAAAAGCGCACCGCAGGAGGTAGCTGCCGATGGCCCCAGACCTGTGCGATCCGGATCGATACTCGCGGCAGATCCGCTTCCGGCCGATGGGGGCCGAGGGGCAGGCCCGTCTGGCGCGGGCGGCGGTGCTGGTGGTGGGATGCGGCGCCCTGGGCAGCTCGATCCTCGAAACGCTGGCCCGGGCGGGCGTGGGGCGCCTCCGGTTTGTGGACCGCGATACCGTCGAGTTGTCCAATCTTCCCCGTCAGGCGCTCTACACCGAGGTCGATGTCGTGCAGTGCCGTCCCAAAGCCGTCGCGGCCCGTGACGCCCTGCGGGCCATCAATTCGGCTGTCGTCAGCGAGGCGGTCGTAGCCGACTTCAACGCCACCACGGCGCCGGCGCTGGCCGCGGGGATGGACCTGATTCTGGATGGCACCGACAACTTCGAAACCCGCTTCCTGATGAACGAACTCGCGGTCCGGCTCGACACGCCGTACATCTACGGAGCCGCGCTCTCGGGGGTTGGCACG
This sequence is a window from Acidobacteriota bacterium. Protein-coding genes within it:
- a CDS encoding DMT family transporter, which produces MAEPVSRLKSREENRAVWLMLGSSLAFSLMDVCSKLAVNDVGVWPLTCYRGVMLAVIMAALIRLQTRRQRGADSAHGRRRLADRAVPADGGRWRRLLADRNAWLLVSRGVFGSLGLVCYLYAISRMKLADAVILNKTSPVFVLLFAALMLEERITGGLLLALAVGFYGVYHVVKPDLSMELTAGLVGLLSAVFSAAAYLSVKKLTAWFSPLHIILCFALVSVVMALPPTVAGFRMPTAAGWLPVLGVGVSAAVGQLTMTHAYRLAPAGRISIVTYANVVFAVTWGWWLFGEVQDGRSLLGSALILASTLSLLFMGRRTARRT